One segment of Setaria viridis chromosome 4, Setaria_viridis_v4.0, whole genome shotgun sequence DNA contains the following:
- the LOC117853296 gene encoding uncharacterized protein, with protein sequence MYKLGRGNRDKVQQFMTITGASEKVALQALKASDWHLEGAFDFFYSQPQISAVNTRHLEDIFNRYKEPDADMIMVEGVSQLCNDLQVDPQDIVMLVISWHMKAATMCEFTRQEFIGGLQSIGVDSIEKFRGKLPSLRAELKDDNKFREIYNFAFTWAREKGQKSLSLETAIGMWQLLFAERNWPLLDHWCQFLQVRHNKAISRDTWAQLLEFVKTIDPQLSNYDDEGAWPYLIDEFVEYLTENGFVQRKK encoded by the exons ATG TATAAGCTGGGGAGAGGAAACCGCGACAAGGTGCAGCAGTTCATGACCATAACTGGCGCCAG TGAGAAGGTTGCCCTTCAGGCACTGAAAGCTAGTGATTGGCACTTGGAAGGAGCTTTTGACTTCTTCTATAGCCAGCCTCAGATTTCTGCGGTCAATACTCGGCACCTTGAAGACATTTTCAATAGATACAAAG AACCTGATGCTGATATGATCATGGTGGAGGGAGTATCTCAACTTTGCAATGATCTGCAG GTGGATCCTCAGGATATTGTCATG CTTGTCATATCGTGGCACATGAAAGCCGCCACAATGTGTGAATTTACTCGCCAGGAATTCATTGGTGGACTGCAGTCAATTGG GGTAGATTCAATTGAGAAATTTCGTGGAAAGTTACCATCATTACGAGCTGAGCTAAAAGATGACA ATAAGTTTCGTGAGATCTACAACTTCGCGTTCACTTGGGCAAGGGAAAAG GGTCAAAAGTCTCTCTCACTGGAGACTGCTATTGGAATGTGGCAGTTGCTATTTGCTGAAAGGAACTGGCCTCTTCTGGATCATTGGTGCCAGTTTTTACAG GTTAGGCACAATAAAGCCATATCTAGAGACACATGGGCCCAGCTGCTGGAATTTGTAAAG ACAATCGATCCACAGCTATCCAACTACGACGACGAAGGTGCTTGGCCCTACCTCATAGATGAGTTTGTGGAGTACCTGACCGAGAATGGATTTGTTCAGCGCAAGAAGTGA